The following coding sequences are from one Collimonas arenae window:
- a CDS encoding aliphatic sulfonate ABC transporter substrate-binding protein, translated as MTIISNKRRLLLQGLAATAAAGTLPAFAAEERTLRIGYQKFNTLNILKGSGNLEKALQPLGWKAKWFEFAAGPQLTEALNGDAIDFGHAADTPSAFANAAGVNAVYLAAEQPYPKGIGIFVAQDSPIRTVQDLNGKKIALGRGWNVQYLLVRALEEVGLNYGDIVPVYVTNAADVRATFQSGNVDAATLWDPYLAGQQISTSPRILRDGTGLSNNRTFHLANPGFVDRNKLIIRTLFAELKKTNAWAQSHPQETAELLAPQLSVDAKVLRLATERRNYTTVPVDASIVAEQQQIVEAFYKLGLIKTQVQVKDKVYAEVLL; from the coding sequence ATGACGATCATATCCAACAAGCGCCGCCTGCTATTGCAGGGCCTGGCTGCGACCGCCGCAGCAGGTACATTGCCCGCTTTTGCCGCTGAAGAACGCACCTTGCGCATCGGCTACCAGAAATTCAACACGCTCAATATCCTGAAAGGCAGCGGCAACCTGGAAAAGGCTTTGCAGCCATTAGGATGGAAGGCGAAATGGTTCGAGTTCGCCGCCGGTCCTCAACTGACCGAGGCCTTGAATGGCGACGCCATCGACTTCGGCCATGCCGCCGACACCCCTTCTGCCTTCGCCAACGCAGCTGGCGTCAACGCAGTCTATCTGGCCGCCGAACAACCTTACCCAAAAGGCATCGGGATTTTCGTCGCACAAGACTCGCCGATTCGCACGGTGCAGGATTTGAATGGTAAGAAGATTGCCCTCGGCCGTGGATGGAACGTACAGTATCTGCTGGTGCGGGCGCTGGAAGAGGTCGGTTTGAATTATGGCGATATCGTGCCGGTGTATGTCACCAACGCCGCCGATGTGCGGGCCACATTCCAGTCCGGCAATGTCGATGCCGCCACCCTGTGGGACCCTTATCTGGCGGGCCAGCAGATTTCGACCAGCCCGCGCATCCTGCGCGACGGCACCGGCCTCTCGAACAACCGCACTTTCCACCTGGCCAACCCGGGTTTCGTCGACCGCAATAAACTGATCATTCGCACGCTATTTGCGGAACTCAAAAAAACCAACGCCTGGGCGCAATCCCATCCACAGGAAACCGCTGAACTGCTGGCGCCGCAATTGAGTGTAGACGCCAAGGTGTTGCGACTAGCCACCGAGCGCCGCAACTACACCACTGTTCCGGTCGATGCCAGCATCGTCGCCGAACAGCAGCAGATTGTCGAAGCCTTCTATAAGCTGGGACTGATCAAGACCCAGGTGCAGGTCAAGGACAAGGTTTACGCCGAAGTCCTGCTGTAA
- a CDS encoding DUF4865 family protein, which translates to MFAIQYSHRLPANYNMQQIRDRATTLGPKWDAIEGMIFKAFIAQERGVNGAAGNLYGAVYLWQDADATARFLMGERFQGVIDSFGRPQVENWLPLDARIGPAQKALSLYREESPIDAAADRTALLVAEQERNRRIAAQPDSVAVWTVLDVNAWRLIRFRMSSQAPDVAKGAAVYEILYLAKPGLSRLS; encoded by the coding sequence ATGTTCGCAATACAGTATTCACACAGACTGCCTGCCAACTACAACATGCAGCAGATCAGAGATCGCGCCACCACACTTGGCCCAAAGTGGGATGCCATTGAGGGCATGATTTTCAAGGCATTCATTGCCCAGGAGCGTGGGGTCAACGGCGCGGCAGGCAATCTTTATGGTGCGGTCTATCTGTGGCAGGACGCCGACGCGACCGCGCGTTTCCTGATGGGTGAACGCTTTCAGGGTGTGATCGATTCATTTGGGCGCCCGCAGGTAGAAAATTGGTTGCCACTGGACGCTCGTATCGGACCAGCGCAGAAGGCGTTGTCGCTGTATCGGGAAGAAAGCCCGATCGACGCGGCGGCGGACCGCACCGCGTTGCTGGTTGCGGAGCAGGAACGCAATCGGCGGATTGCCGCGCAACCTGATTCGGTCGCTGTATGGACCGTGCTGGACGTCAACGCCTGGCGTTTGATCCGTTTCAGAATGTCGTCCCAGGCGCCTGACGTGGCCAAAGGTGCTGCGGTGTATGAAATACTGTATCTGGCCAAGCCTGGCCTGAGTCGTCTGTCATGA